A window of the Radiobacillus deserti genome harbors these coding sequences:
- a CDS encoding sporulation protein, with translation MLKKWLASVGIGSAKVDTQLENDQLTPGESLKGKVVVVGGSTEQQIDRINLFVMTEALREYDDKKFYEDVVLHKFTLGEAFTIGEGERKEIDFAFTLPVQTPPTIGKTNVWIQTGLDIPSALDPKDRDYIKVHAHPLMSTVLDALYSELKFSLRKVEMEYSKRLGFIQEFEFLPSNDFRADLDELEAYFFLKEDEMEVVLQVDRRAKGLGGLFAEALEMDESYARVTFSRSEIERGTTYIASQLRETIQRYS, from the coding sequence ATGTTAAAGAAATGGTTAGCTAGTGTTGGAATTGGAAGTGCTAAGGTAGATACTCAGTTAGAAAACGACCAATTAACCCCAGGGGAAAGCTTAAAAGGAAAAGTAGTTGTCGTAGGTGGAAGTACCGAACAACAAATTGACCGAATTAACTTATTTGTAATGACAGAGGCTCTTCGAGAATATGATGATAAAAAATTTTATGAGGATGTTGTGCTTCATAAATTCACATTAGGGGAAGCCTTTACGATTGGGGAAGGGGAAAGGAAGGAAATTGACTTTGCCTTTACTTTACCTGTACAAACACCCCCAACAATAGGGAAAACAAATGTCTGGATTCAGACTGGTTTAGATATACCGTCTGCACTAGATCCAAAAGATAGAGATTACATCAAAGTCCATGCACACCCGTTAATGAGCACTGTTTTAGATGCACTCTATAGTGAATTAAAATTCAGCTTGAGAAAAGTAGAAATGGAATATTCCAAGCGGCTAGGATTTATTCAAGAATTTGAGTTTCTCCCTTCTAACGACTTCCGAGCAGATTTAGATGAGTTAGAAGCTTACTTCTTTCTTAAAGAGGATGAAATGGAGGTAGTTCTTCAAGTCGATCGTCGCGCGAAAGGCCTTGGTGGGTTGTTTGCAGAGGCTTTAGAAATGGATGAAAGTTATGCCCGGGTTACATTTTCCCGCTCAGAGATTGAACGCGGGACTACGTATATTGCCAGTCAGTTACGCGAGACGATTCAACGTTATAGCTAA